In the genome of Microaerobacter geothermalis, the window CGGCAGTTTCAGGATTTGTTATTTGAAGCAGCGAAATTACTGAGGACCAACCCCTATGACGTTGTTCCATCCCTTGTTCGTATGAAGGGGGAATATGAGCAATATGTGAGGGAAAACAGGCATCTAAAAGAGTCCCTCATACGTCAAGAGGCAAAACAATGGATCAAACAGGGTGAAAAAATAAGTTCCGTTACTCTTCATCTTCATCAATGGATAAATAAGCCATTTCAGGATATGAAAGAATTGGCCAAAACCATCATTGAAGAACCCGGCCATGTGGTAATTTTTGCTTCGGAAGGGCAATTGAACCGTTTGATAGCTGCGTGCAGTGAAAATATATCCTTATCCATGAGAGAGTTAGTCGATCATCTGTTAGAAATGACACAGGGAAGGGGCGGTGGAAGCAGGATATTCGCTCAACTTGGATTTACGGCAGCCTCGGTTCAGGACGTTTTAAAATTTGCGAAAAAATGGATAATGGAAAATCTTTAGGCGGGCTATATTGTGTCATGCATGGTGGTTAGGGAAAACATTATTGGACTTAGATGTTTATCAGGAAATCATGCATAAGTGAAATAGAGTTAGGAAATATTACAGACGAAAAGGAGGGAAATGACGTGAAAACACTTCGAGAGATCATGACTACAAATGTGGAAACCGTTACTTTAAAGGATAATGTGTATGAAGTAGCGGTAAAAATGAGAGATCATAACGTCGGAATTATTCCGGTGGTAGATGAAGCTAATCATGTGATTGGATTAATTACTGACAGGGATATTGTCATCCGTGGATTGGCTGAAAAAAGAGAAGGTTCTGCATCTGTGGAACAGGTGATGAGCAACAGCTTGGTAGTCGGAAGACCTGATATGACTGTCAAGGAAGCTTCCCAACTAATGGCAGACAACCAGATTCGTCGTTTGCCCGTAACTGAAAATGGGAAATTGGTTGGTATTGTTGCCATGGCAGACATAGCCAGGGAAGAAGAGTTTATCTCGCAATCCGGACAAGTCATCAGTGAAATATCGGAAACAACTGGGGAGCATCGTTCCGAACAACCCCGAAACATTCAATAAATTACATTTTCAAGGCTAAAGAACGGAACCCTCAAAAACATCTGGGCATTTCAATGATGGAGTCAGTTTGATTACTAATTCCCGTTCTTTAGCCTCACTGATTCGTACGAAATCGAAGGTTGTCTTAAGTGAATTCCTTAGTACCGCTATATATAATTCTTCAATATTGGAATTATTTTCTCGGGTTGAAATACATGACCCGACCGTTAAATAAGTGAAGCTCAGCCTTATAATATCTAGCCATGTATTTGCAAAATTCGTTAGCTTTTCCTTTATCCCCGGCGGTTGAACCTTCTGGAAGAACAATCTGTATGTAATGTTGTACCTCTCCATCGGCTTCCACCTGCTCTGAGCCTACACCTATAATGATATATTTATATAGCTTGGGATCTTTTCCTTTCAGATAGAACCATTTTCCCCGTCCTTCCGGTTTTTCCTCTAGGGTATAGGGGAAAGCCGTATCTCCATAGTGCCAAGATAACTGATCTCCGGTTTTGGAGGTTCTTTCAATATATTGATTTAACATGTCTTTCACGTCATCTACCGTTGCCTTTTGTTGAGAAGAACCTTCAACAAACTTAATATAGGCACTTTTTCCCATTCCCACTCACTCCTATACATTTCCATTTCACATTCAATATTATCATTGGGGTTGTATTTTGGCAACTGAGCCCACAAAAAGACAGAATTTTTTGTAACGTTAGTGACACAGAGAGAAACTTAATATATAATCACCTTTAAAAGTAAAAAGTATAAAGGAGAATGTTTGATGGATAAAAAAGGGGAGACTCAAAGAATTCATGAAATTTTAAATTATTTTCGTGCTGTTGATGTGGTGATAAAGGAGGACTGGGATAAGGAAGCAAAGAAACTGAGCTTAGACTCATCCATTCAATTGAATATTCTTTGGATCGTTTATTGCTTTGAAGGCGTGCGCATTACCCAAATTGCAGAGTGGACATTCTGGCATCCTTCTTCTATTGTTATTCATGTAAAAAAATTAATGGAAAAAGGATTAGTTGAAATAGATAAAAGGGATACAGATGGAAGGGTGGTCAATGTATTTTTGACTGGAAAAGGGAAAGAAATCATCTTTGCCAGTCGAGATAGTGCACCATCAGCATTTCGTGTGGTAAAGGCAATGGAAGAATTGGAAAAGAGATATAGTCCAGGAGTACGTCAATTATTTTTTGAATGTTTAAGATTTTTAGCCGAAGAACTTCATGGTGTGGAAAGGGTGGATTGGGTAAACCAAAGCCGAGAAACCATCGATGCCCTTGATGAAATGAAAAATTATTGTAAAAATTGAAAGATATTTCTGAACCAACACAATAATCGTTTATTTATCGAAAAGCTTCAGTTTTTTCTGCTCATTGAGGCTTTTATTTTTTGAGGTTTGGTTTTTCCTCATATGGGGAAAATATCATTAGGCGCACATCATATATGGTAGTATTAAAAAAATTCTTATCGCAAAAATTGATTTGTTATGGTATAATAATGCTTGCTATCTAATTTTTATAAACGGAGGGATTGTATGGAGAAAGAATTAACTTATCAAGGATTTGAACATCTTTATGACGAGTCGGAGACCACTCAAGTGCGATTTATTGGATTTTTATCGGATCATGTTAGGTATGACTTCGGTATTGTCTACAGCAATCAGTTTTTTGGGAAACCATTGGTGATTTGCATGCAGACAGGGAGGGCAGTTCTCCTTTGCTCAGAAGAAGCGAGGGATCCTGCACACATTCAACGAATTTTCCGTATCGAAGATTTTAGCGAGGCTGATAAACTGGCGTCTTTCTTTGAAAAAAACTTACCTGTTATGCCACTAGAAGCCCAATATTAGGAGGGTTTATCACGTTGTTCGGTGAAACAATTGAAGATGAAAGCTAGCAAACGGCAACACCATCAAGGGATGTTGCCGTTTGCTATTTTTTATCTAATTTTTTGCCTATTGACACAAATAGTGTAACATATTACTATAAAAATGACATAATAATAATAAATAATAGATGTTGAAATCACTACTATAATGGTGGAGGGTGGAAATAGTGGGTACTATTGTTTGTCAACAGTGTGATTGTATTATTGAGCATTTTGAGTCCCATAAAGCCGACACGTTATACGGAGTTTGTGAAAATTGCTGCAGCCATGAACAAAAAAGGGTTTTAGTTGAGGGATAAAGTTAAGATAGAGAGCATAGTGTGGAATAAGTTAAATAAAGCCATTGGTATCGATCAACTAATTACCAATGGCTTCTTTACATAATCTATTTTATTGCCTTAAACTCCTTGATTACCTTTACCGTTTGAAAGGTTTCGTCCTCGGGCCCTTGAACGGGAAGTCCTGCATCAATATTCTCACGGATATAGTCGATGTTTTCATCAGACAAGATTTCACCGGGCATGACGATGGGGATGCCTGGTGGATAAACCATAATAAATTCCGCCATAATCCGTCCGCTGGCATCATCAAGGGAAACCACTTCTGTTTCTGCATAGAAGGCATCCCTAGGCGAAATCGCTAATACGGGAATTTTGGGCAGATGGACTTTGGCAAGATTTATTGCATCTCTTTTCAAGAAGAATTCTGTAGAGAGCTCCTTTAAAGCATGTATTAGAATTGAGATGCTTTCTTCGCTGTCCCCGGGGGTAACGATGCAAAGAATATTATATAAATCGCTCAGTTCAACTTCAATGTTATAATGATGTCTCAGCCATTTCTCCACGTCATACCCCGTAACGCCCAGGTCTTTAACATGAATCGTTAACTTAGTAGGATCATAGTCGTAGATGGCTTCCCTGCCGACGATTTCTTCGCCAAAACAATAAAGTCCCGGTATTTCGTTAATTCTTTTTCTCGCTTCTTTGGCAAGTTTGATGGTTTTGGATATCATCTCTTTTCCATAAATAGCCAATTGTTTTCTGGCTGTATCCAATGAGGCCAGCAGAAGGTAGGAAGTAGAAGTGGTGGTCAGCATGCTGATGACGGATTGAACGTGTTTTGCGGAAACCAATCCTTCCTTTACATTTAAGACAGAGCTTTGGGTCATGGATCCTCCCAATTTGTGAACACTGGTTGCGGCCATGTCTGCACCGGCCTGCATGGCTGACAAGGGAAGTTCATCATGAAAATGGATATGGACACCATGGGCTTCATCAACAAGGACAGGGATTTCATATTGGTGTGCCAGTTCAACGATTTCTTTTAAATTAGCGGCCACTCCAAAATACGTCGGGTTGATGACGACCAAAGCTTTTGCTTCAGGATGCTGTTCTAGCGCTTTTCTTACGGCATCCGTGGTAATTCCGTGCATGATTCCCAAATGGGGATCCATGACCGGATGGATAAAAATAGGCGTGGCGCCGGAAAAAATAATGGCTGAAAGAATTGATTTATGAACATTTCTTGGAATGATAATTTTATCTCCCGGTGAACATACGGACAAAATCATGGTCATAATTGCTCCGCTGGTTCCTTGGACCGAGAAGAAGGTGTAATCTGCTCCAAATGCTTCAGCGGCCAGCTCTTGGGCTTCACGAATCATACCATGCGGATGGTGAAGATCATCTAACGGGGAGATGTTGATTAAATCAATGGAAAGGGCATTATCGCCGATAAATTGGCGAAATTCCGGATTCATCCCTACCCCTTTTTTGTGACCGGGAATATGAAATTGGATTGGGTTTCTTTTTGCGTGTTCAATCAGACCGGTAAACAGAGGGGTTTTTTCTTGTCGGTTCACAGAACATCTCCTCCATGAAAAATCAATTAAAATAAAACAAAATGAAGTATAGCAGATTGAATCTCTAGGAACAAGGGGAATTTTTATCTATAGATGTGGAGCTAAAGATTTGTACGTCCGCTAATCGAGTTCGTACAAGAAGTGATTCCGTCTATATATAAAATTATTTTACCTCTTGTTCGGTTCGAGGAAGGAATCTGTAGGAATTTTGGAGAATTCATTTTCTGTATATTATTGGTTACGGGCAAGGGAAATATGATGGGGAGAAACTAGTTGACGAGATTAAAAACGGATAGGAGTGGTTTGAAAATGAAAACTAGGGTGACTCAGTTATTAGGAATTCGTTTTCCGGTGATTCAGGGCGGTCTGGCTTATTTGGCATATTCTGATCTTGCCGCGGCGGTTTCCAATGCAGGAGGGTTGGGACAGATCACTGCAATGACTTTGCCTTCGCCGGAGCATCTAAGGGAAGAGATTAGGAGAGTAAAAGTTTTGACGGACAAACCATTTGGTGTTAATTTTGCCATCGGTCAACATGGCCGTCCCTATGAGGAGATGTTAGAGGTTGCCCTGGAAGAGAAAGTGCAGGTTATTTCTATTACAGGTGGGAATCCGAAACCTTTGATTGACCGGATGAAGAATCATCCGGTGAAGAAGCTTGTCCTTGTAGCCGCTGTTCGTCAAGCCCAGAAGGCGGAAGAATTGGGAGCCGATGCAGTGATGGTTGTTGGTCATGAAGGCGGAGGTCATTTAGGGCGGGATGATACAGGAACCATCGTTCTTACGAGAAAGGTGGTTCGTTCTGTATCCATTCCCGTAATTGCCAGCGGAGGAATTGCTGATGGCTATGGGTTAATGGCTGCATTAGCCCTTGGTGCAGAGGGAGTGGAAATGGGTACGCGGTTTATTGCTACAAAGGAATGTGTACATGCCCATGAAAAGTACAAGAGAGCGATTGTCGAGGGAAGTGAATCAGATACGGTGGTCATTAAACGAAGTTTAGGTGCCCCGGGAAGGGCCCTGGCAACATCTTTGACTACAAGGATTCTCGATCTGGAAAAACAAGGAGTTGGGTATGAAGGATTAAAGGAATTGATCAGCGGGGAGACCAATCGAAAATATATTTACCTAGGTGATGAAGAAGCCGGATTTGGATGGGCTGGACAGGCAATTGGTTTAATTGATGATATTCCAACGGTACAGGAACTTTTTGAAAGAATAGAAAAGGAAACCAAAGAAGTATTGGAGAAGTGGCTGAAAAATCTTTAAATTTGAATCTGACGTCAATAGAGACACAAAAACATAAAGATGATTTTGAAATGATCCATAATCCTGAGACATGAAAAAAGGTTCCTAGCTCTGAAGGGAGAAGGAACCTTTTTTTATGCGCTATAGATGTGAAATTAAAGAGCCTTCAAAAACATCTGGGTATTTCAATGTTGGGGTCAGCTTGAGGGCTAATTTCCATTCTTTAGCCTCTTCGCTGGGAACGAACCCGAAGGCTAACCTAAGTGAATTCTTTGATATGAAAATACCTTTTCATATCAATTTGTGACCCTTCGGGTCATGTAAGTTTAGTTTCGTCTATATAGATGTTATTTTAGAAAAAATTTATTCAGGATGAGGATTGAGCCAACAGATAAAGGGGAAATAATGTTTTAAAGGTATCCGCAACCTTTTTTAGCAGCAGGTCACCATCATACACTATTGGGTTGTTCCTATTCAAAGTGATGCCGCAAAGGATTTCAGATTTTTTTACTTCCCTTAACCGCTCCAGCATTTGTTGAAGGTCATTAATAGATAGATCGCTGTGTTTATGCACATCAGGAACGGTGTGGTCGGTGGACCAAACAAATTCCTCTGGAATCTGCTTCATGAGATCATGTAATTTGTTTAAGGCTTTATCAGCGAAAACGTATTTGTTGGGGGATTCATATATGATGGCAAACCAGATAAACAAATGAGTTGACCAAAGTCCCACTTGAAAATGGGGCAGCATCTTGTATCCTCTTTTGTTGGTTGCCCATGCTACCCATGTATCATTTGGAGGATTTACGGTTCTTCTTGCATGTTTGGCTACATGGAAATAAAACGGCTCTCCTCCAATGGTGGTAAGTACAGGTTCAATCTCTTGGCCTATTTCCATTAGTTTAGGCCTAACATTTTCCTTGATAGCATCCATCCTTGGATCCAGTCCTTGGATGGTGAAAGTGTCAAAATCACTTGACTTAAATCCTTGAAAGGTCAACGGTATCACTCCTTATACCTTGGGCTTAGAAAATCCAATATTTTAGGTATTGCTTTTTTGTACTATGAATAATAATATAAAACAACAAATAATTATAACAGTCTGAATTTTATAACTTTCTGTGGACGAGTACCTGTTTTTTTAAAATACAAGAAAGGAGAGTGGATTCCATGGACAATACCTATGAGATTGAGTACAGTGATTTAGATTTGCGATTTACCGAGGAACATTTACAACAGTTAGTTCAATTGTTTATTGACCATGGTTTGTCGGTTGTTTGGAACCAGGGGGAGAAGCAAGTATCCCTTCATGTACAGACAGCTTATCAAGTACATGAACTCTCTTTCCGTCAGGTTGGAGATTATTACAAGATGAATAATCACCACTATATTGTTAAGGATGCCCGTTTTGCCCATATCATACAACATTTTATTGAAGAACACAAAGGGCACGCCATCGTCAAACTGTTTCATGAAGGGCAAATTTTGATACAAAACTTTCAATTTGGGATCCCGGTTAAAGTAGTCGAAATCAATGGTTCAAAGCGAAAAGTTTTATTTGAAAAGGGGTGTACCGTAACCATGGAACAGATGGTGGAAGCCTTTAAGAGAGAAGATGCGGAACAAAGAATCCCTGTGTTACGAATGGAAATCGATTATGAATTGGCAACCCTTCATGAAGCGTTGATGAAAGAAGATCAGGAAACCATAAGTCGGTGTAAGGAGCGGTTGAAGGAATTAAGAATGGAAATGCTGCTATTGGAAGCATAGGGTCTTGGTGGCGGTTAGCCATTGGATAAAGTTCAGGCAATAACAGGTGGCTGTCCTTTGGGGATGGCTGCTTTTTCATTTTAATATGGTTCTTTTGGAAGGATTTTTTGTGAAAGTGAAGAATCCCAATTGTATGGACGGTGTCTAAAAGTTAGATGTGAGAAGTGAGAAGTGGCGTAAATCGCTATATTCTTAGTTCCTTTTATGTAGAAAAATAGAGAAATTGGGGGGATATTTGATGAAGGTAGGCTTTATCGGATTAGGAACAATGGGATTGCCAATGACAAAAAATTTAATAAAAAATGGTTTTGAGGTATTTGTAGTCAGCCGCAGTCGCCAGCCCATTGAAGAGGCAGTCGGTTTAGGAGCAATTGAAGCAAAGGACCCAGCTGATTTGGCATCCAAAGCAGATGTGGTTTTAACCTGTTTGCCCATGCCGGATACTGTGGAGGAAGTGTATCTGGGGGAGAGGGGAATTCTGGCTGGAGCAAGGGAAGGGATGGTGCTGGCTGACCACAGTACCGTATCTCCAGGGTTGAACCGGAAATTGTATTACTTGACTAAAGAAATGGGTGTTGGATTTTTGGATGCACCCATTAGCGGGGGGCCCATGGGAGCCCATGCCGGTACATTGACCATCATGTGTGGAGGAGACAAGGAAATCTTCGACAAAGCCGTTCCCGTCTTTGAAGCCATGGGTAAAAATATCTTCCACGTTGGGAGTGTCGGAAGTGGTTCGGTTGTTAAGCTGATGAATAATATGCTGGTAGGCATCCATACCGCAGCCCTGTCAGAAGCATTTGTATTGGGAGTAAAAGCGGGAATCAATCCTGAAATCATGAGACAAATCGTTAAGGTAAGCACGGGCCACAGTTTCATGATCGACCGGGTAATCGATTTAATTCAGGATCGGGACTTTAACCAGCGATTTAGTATTCAATTGCTTCATAAAGATATGAAAATTGCCACCCAATTGGGAGAGCAGCTGGAAGTTCCCCTTGAATTAGGAAATCTCAGTGAGAAAATCATTGGAGAAGCTATGGAATGGGGATATGGAGGATTGGATGTTGCGGCGATCATTCGGCCATTAGAAGAAAAGGCGGGTGTGGAAGTAAAAAGAATTCCATAAGAGGGTGCATTGAAACGTCTACCTGAACTAAGCTTTCTATAGTCACATATGTAATAAATGAAAAATAATAAAAATTATGGAAAATGTAACAAATAAAAAATGGTCGGAACGACAGGATTTGAACCTGCGACCCCCTCGTCCCGAACGAGGTGCTCTACCAAGCTGAGCCACGTTCCGTCGCGTAACAACATAAATAATATCATATTTAAGACTAAAAAATCAAATCTATAATTTTCCAAATGGAGTTTTAGTTCATCTATAGACGCATGATAATTTTTTTGCTATACTTCAAAACATAGATTTTCAGAAAACGAGCATTAGAAGAGAAAGCAGGAGGAGAGTTGAGATGAGAAGAGTATTAGCAGGTATTTTCGTATTATTTGCTGTAATTTTGGTTATTGTAGGATGTGGAAAAACAGAAACAACCGTAGAGAAGTCAGGGGATAATCTGTCCCAGAAGCAACAGGAGAATAAGGTGTTTTCTATAGGAATTAGTCAAATTGTGGAGCATCCCGCTTTAGATTCCATTCGTCAAGGAATTATTGAT includes:
- a CDS encoding CBS domain-containing protein; its protein translation is MTTNVETVTLKDNVYEVAVKMRDHNVGIIPVVDEANHVIGLITDRDIVIRGLAEKREGSASVEQVMSNSLVVGRPDMTVKEASQLMADNQIRRLPVTENGKLVGIVAMADIAREEEFISQSGQVISEISETTGEHRSEQPRNIQ
- a CDS encoding DUF1885 family protein — its product is MGKSAYIKFVEGSSQQKATVDDVKDMLNQYIERTSKTGDQLSWHYGDTAFPYTLEEKPEGRGKWFYLKGKDPKLYKYIIIGVGSEQVEADGEVQHYIQIVLPEGSTAGDKGKANEFCKYMARYYKAELHLFNGRVMYFNPRK
- a CDS encoding MarR family winged helix-turn-helix transcriptional regulator codes for the protein MDKKGETQRIHEILNYFRAVDVVIKEDWDKEAKKLSLDSSIQLNILWIVYCFEGVRITQIAEWTFWHPSSIVIHVKKLMEKGLVEIDKRDTDGRVVNVFLTGKGKEIIFASRDSAPSAFRVVKAMEELEKRYSPGVRQLFFECLRFLAEELHGVERVDWVNQSRETIDALDEMKNYCKN
- a CDS encoding DUF3055 domain-containing protein, which encodes MEKELTYQGFEHLYDESETTQVRFIGFLSDHVRYDFGIVYSNQFFGKPLVICMQTGRAVLLCSEEARDPAHIQRIFRIEDFSEADKLASFFEKNLPVMPLEAQY
- a CDS encoding GapA-binding peptide SR1P yields the protein MGTIVCQQCDCIIEHFESHKADTLYGVCENCCSHEQKRVLVEG
- a CDS encoding aminotransferase class I/II-fold pyridoxal phosphate-dependent enzyme, producing MNRQEKTPLFTGLIEHAKRNPIQFHIPGHKKGVGMNPEFRQFIGDNALSIDLINISPLDDLHHPHGMIREAQELAAEAFGADYTFFSVQGTSGAIMTMILSVCSPGDKIIIPRNVHKSILSAIIFSGATPIFIHPVMDPHLGIMHGITTDAVRKALEQHPEAKALVVINPTYFGVAANLKEIVELAHQYEIPVLVDEAHGVHIHFHDELPLSAMQAGADMAATSVHKLGGSMTQSSVLNVKEGLVSAKHVQSVISMLTTTSTSYLLLASLDTARKQLAIYGKEMISKTIKLAKEARKRINEIPGLYCFGEEIVGREAIYDYDPTKLTIHVKDLGVTGYDVEKWLRHHYNIEVELSDLYNILCIVTPGDSEESISILIHALKELSTEFFLKRDAINLAKVHLPKIPVLAISPRDAFYAETEVVSLDDASGRIMAEFIMVYPPGIPIVMPGEILSDENIDYIRENIDAGLPVQGPEDETFQTVKVIKEFKAIK
- a CDS encoding NAD(P)H-dependent flavin oxidoreductase, which encodes MKTRVTQLLGIRFPVIQGGLAYLAYSDLAAAVSNAGGLGQITAMTLPSPEHLREEIRRVKVLTDKPFGVNFAIGQHGRPYEEMLEVALEEKVQVISITGGNPKPLIDRMKNHPVKKLVLVAAVRQAQKAEELGADAVMVVGHEGGGHLGRDDTGTIVLTRKVVRSVSIPVIASGGIADGYGLMAALALGAEGVEMGTRFIATKECVHAHEKYKRAIVEGSESDTVVIKRSLGAPGRALATSLTTRILDLEKQGVGYEGLKELISGETNRKYIYLGDEEAGFGWAGQAIGLIDDIPTVQELFERIEKETKEVLEKWLKNL
- a CDS encoding DUF1054 domain-containing protein — encoded protein: MIPLTFQGFKSSDFDTFTIQGLDPRMDAIKENVRPKLMEIGQEIEPVLTTIGGEPFYFHVAKHARRTVNPPNDTWVAWATNKRGYKMLPHFQVGLWSTHLFIWFAIIYESPNKYVFADKALNKLHDLMKQIPEEFVWSTDHTVPDVHKHSDLSINDLQQMLERLREVKKSEILCGITLNRNNPIVYDGDLLLKKVADTFKTLFPLYLLAQSSS
- a CDS encoding NAD(P)-dependent oxidoreductase; the protein is MKVGFIGLGTMGLPMTKNLIKNGFEVFVVSRSRQPIEEAVGLGAIEAKDPADLASKADVVLTCLPMPDTVEEVYLGERGILAGAREGMVLADHSTVSPGLNRKLYYLTKEMGVGFLDAPISGGPMGAHAGTLTIMCGGDKEIFDKAVPVFEAMGKNIFHVGSVGSGSVVKLMNNMLVGIHTAALSEAFVLGVKAGINPEIMRQIVKVSTGHSFMIDRVIDLIQDRDFNQRFSIQLLHKDMKIATQLGEQLEVPLELGNLSEKIIGEAMEWGYGGLDVAAIIRPLEEKAGVEVKRIP